The genomic interval gttgcacgttgtattgcttCATGTTAAGCGGCCTTTACATATGTGAAGAATAGTACAAATTCAAAATGATATCTGTGGCAATAAAAAGAAGATTTACAGGAAATTTACAATTTTGGTGCACCCGACAGCGCATATGCTACCGTAAAAATTGGTTACCACGTTatggtaaaaattttttatggtaaatTCTATTAGAATAAGTAGTATGGTATCAAATATCTTGAATATTAAAGTCAAAATAGgtttattagaaaaacaaacGAGTAGTTTTGTTctttattcataatttcataacttttcttcttctcttttttgtGCTTActttccaacatttttttgtgcttatttgattttaaatggaCTGTCCATTGGAACTGTCCAACAAAAACCCTGTCACAAATTTCACATGTAAAGGTTATATCTTCACTGTTGGGATTAGAATCCACTTTTTGTTTTGGCAAAGATTCGTAACAACACCtcgtattatttataaaacttctGACTATTTGCTCCGCTTTTTTGCTCACTTTATCTTCCCATTGAGAAACATCTGATGTATCCAGTCCGTATATAGGCGGTACCTACTTAAAAATACACTTTTATATGTAAAAAAGACTTTAATGAGTACTGTTTCAGGTATATTGCATCATTGTATAAAACCAAACATACTGTATTGAGCTAAAAGGATGAGGGACGAATCAAACATCTTTATAATGTAGATAAAGGTATCCCTCTAatagaatttcaagtttccATAAGTAAAAGACACAATATAAGAAAATACTTCcggaaaacagaaaaaaatccatGGTTCCTTATTGATTGGGATACGGTTAAGTTTAGAAATAGTTCTGACATAGGAAAACTTTTCCTCTGCAGAGCTGGCGCCACTATTAAAAGTACAAGTTATAAATTTAACTAAAGggtcatattttatttttggataaaaagTAATGCAGAAGTGTCAAACAAGACAAATTAATATTCACAATAAAAGTAAAACTAAACAAGATTATTAATTCATTGTCTTATTAGATCAGAAGAAGACGAAGTCAATTCTTTTAGACCCCAGAGACAACAAAATtcgaaatatctcgaaaactcgATAAATTCCATTCTCGAAAGTTTATACGGgtgatatacaaaaaaattcaggAAGTCTagactcatttttttttgtattttgactCATACAGTGTTAAATTCAACacatattagaaaaaatatttcgacaattaaaaagtttgtattataaaaaaggcctgtatatttttaaacttaacCTACCCATCTACCCTtatagattttatatatttgatgttatgttatattaaattaaaaatagcctttctcaaaataaaaatctaaagtTTCAAGATGTAGTTATATTTGCTGTTGTTTTTCTCTACCGGGCAACGGCGCcgcaaagaaattttttttgaggttagggtTGAATCACGTATTTTGTGAATtagataaactaaaaataaggacattaaattcaaaattcgaCTATTCCAATAGACATTCTAACGAATATAAGATAATAtgataaaagataataaaagtTTACCTGTCGATCTTGTCTTCCAAGAAACCTATTCAAAATCCATCGTTTTTGCTTCCTAGCATAACGTCTGGTAGCCATCTTGAGCTGTTCAATACcttctttcaatttcttttgACCTTCTTCggaatttttctcattttcatttaatataagaAAAGGATGAAATTCTTTGAAACCAATTGATTGAAATATGCCTTTCGTATAATCTGCTTCTctaaaaatttgtcaatttaacaaaaattaatcacataaattataaaatataaaactcaatagaagataacaaaaaagttatgttttttgttaaatggaTTACTCTATATTTTACAACTAtgtgaaattttaattcatttttttagaaatgtgAGTTAGTAGGTAGGGTCGTGGTAAGTAGCACTCCGAATTGTTctgtttatatttgataaaattacaCCAAATTACTCtacaaattttaacatatttgaTGTATAAAAACTGTTTCAGTACTTTATCAGCATATTTATCAAACTCCTCTCTAAGTATATTCGAGAAATAGTTAAGATACTTACTCGTTTGATATTAAccttttttcattgtatattttatgGAATTCTAAAAGTTCATTTACAAGTCCCTGTTTCAACATATCATCTACTCTATCATCTAATCTTTTGTCCAAAATTTCCTATTAAAAAAAGACAATTAACTAAAGGCACTAGTAAGATTTCTGTGGCGCCAGCATTTGGATAAATTGACCCTAAATTATTCAAAACCAAagcataaactttttcacaATCTCACTTTTAGATAAAGCTATTAAGTGAGGATGTCTTTTGAGATTCATATGAATCTTAATTTTAATCTGCCCTAAAGCCACAGGTCACAAATAATGATTGAATTTGGAACAGTTACATTTGGAATGATTGTTTGAAATTGCATTTGCATTTAGTTTTATCCTTCGAAATAGGATTAATGATGCTGGAACATTTTTTAGATAACATAGGTATTCAGGGGACTTGTATAAAAGTGGGATTACCTGgctttttattcataaaaaaccatatataaataaatttttaaagcaTTCTCACTTGACAAgctcaaaataacaaatttctacATTTACTTATTAATGAAATCCACAAAGTATTGCTAAATATAAAAACGGCACTAAACAACAGAAAAATCTTTCTGAAAAAAGTTGAACTATTCCTGTATTCATCGATGAAATATTTATCACAGAATGATAAAAGTCTCTATATAACTGTCCATTTTGCTTCAGAaatctgttatttttaatatattattggaatataAGGGTAAattctgtaaaaaataaaaacctttcaattattaaattacaaGACTCATGTTGAATTTAGACCGTAAAATCTTAATTCTAGATGAAGTATTAAATGCTGTTCCAGAAAGCAAATCTAAAACTAACATTTGGTTGTGACTTTgatatcttgaaaaattttttcctcattttcattttattttggcctaattaaGCTAAATTCATTGGCGGATTGTCCACTGAAATCATACACACCCCTAACTAAATATgattgtatttaaataattttactaacTTGGTCACACTGAAGCCATAAAACTACAGAATTTGAAAATCTGAGTCCTCCTCCCGACTTTGAACCATCTCTAGAAGCCTGTTGCTCTTCTAAAAATTCACTGTGTTTTTTCCCCCTTTTATACAATATTTCTAAAGAtctgaaaatattctaaaactaaaaaattaaaatataacaaacagGGTACACATACCgtaaaatttttctcttattattaGGATGCAGTCTTTTTGCCATTACAGGATCGAGTGATTTCAATTTCTTATGTAACTCTTCACTGGGTAATTCATGATCGTTATTTGGTAACAATCCGGGTATCTTACTATATTCACTGTcgtcaattaaaattttccatagAAGTGATTCTATGTAATAATTAGTGCCTCCAACTACAATAGGAAGTTTTCGATTCTTTAATAATGTTTCAATTATTCCCAAAGCTCTTTTTTTGTACTCTACAACAGTGAATGTTTCGTTAGGATTCAAGATATCTATTAAATGGTGTGGTGCTGCTGATTGTTCTTCTTTAGTTGCCTTTGCGGTGATTATGTCTAAACTTTTATATACCTGTAAAAATTACTTCAAGattatcttcaattatttacatGACTTTTACCTGCATGGAATCAGCTCCAATTATTTCTCCACTGAATAGTTTAGCCAATTCTAAAGACAACTTCGTTTTACCAGAACCAGTTGCTCCCAAAATTACTACCAAAGGTAAACGTGGGctcattataataattcaattttattttcaaattatttgtaacaaTTGTTTCTAAGCTACACATTAGCTTAACATTGAAATTAGTTAACCTATCATTTGATTAAACTGTAGATAAAATTCACCCTGTTAACTAACTCatggttatttcaatttatttcttctttttttttggcgACGGGCTAAAGCCGTAGACTATCTATCCAAGGAAGTATCGATTCATTTGTGATTGAAGAAGCATCTAGGGCCAATTTTACAACCTAGGGTAAAACTGGAGATTAAACTATGGTTTGAATTCGAGTTTGAACCAACaataaacaacaagaaaaaGGGGAAAAATGGGAGTAGTTGGCaaaagaatttaattataaaaataataaaaatggtcATGTTTTCGATAGAACcacaataaatttagaaaatgtagGACAATTTAAAGATTCGCTTTAGGacgaataactttttgttaacTAGGCACGTTGACAACGTTGATAAATTCTTCATGCTCATTATCtaattcatcaaatataaagtgcAAATCTTCAATCATTCTACTAAAGCCCTTCATAATATTGaaaagatatgaataatttggaaaagttCAGATCCTCCGTTTCGTGTTAAAATGAAGTTTAAACTACTCCTAGACATCTGGTAACGTTTAAACCGAAGTTTGTCGTAACCAACGTAACGTAACGTAACCAACACTTGTAAAAGTGGGCCTTGGTGTGTGGTTACATAGTGAAGATGAAGTTCCGGTAAACCcaacataataaaattagtCAATCAGCGCTGTTTCTTGAAGCAACATAACAGAGAATAGAAGCATATTcgtttgaaaataatgatacaTATTCACAATATTAGTATAGTCAGTCTCCATTTCAGCAATACATACACTCTGAATCGGtctatttcgaaattttcaatttttccttgTGACCATCCCTTATACACGTCTAATATCATTTGAATCATGTCATTTAGGGGAAACAACTTCACGTTTgttttgtgtttatttattttataagcaAGAAATAGAATAATTAAATGTGAAATGATGTCTGATTTTCTAGCAGAGAATAATTCATGTGGTCAgttcattttaaatttagtttctaGAGGTAATGCGATCGTAGCAGAATTACTTAGACTTAAAGATTACATTCCAAAAGTTTACAggtaaaatttttgaacaataacttaaaaatatgctatttattaataaatttctagGTTGGATACAAAACAAGATGCCCAAAAATACTGTGATATAATATTAGATTtcagttattttaaaatatctgaaattCACGAAGAAaggattgaaaataatgaagtttgtttcttaatatataagaaatttaattacCTACTAAATCCCATTAATTTCAGGCTCTTAGAGACCTCGATGAAGTATTCCGTGATAACCATATAGAAATTATAAAGAGATTTTATTTGGTATTTGAAAGCATCCATGCTTATGTTACAGACTTAAATCATTTTGTTGAAGAACTCAATGAAGGAATATATATCCATCAAACAttggaaaatgtttttactGATATTGAAGGCAAACAAGTGATGGTACGTATATATTTTctagtatattaaaaataccatGTATTTAGCCATTttgaaatcatcaaaaaaatgatttgcaaATTTAGACTTTTAAACAGCAGACAGACCTGGAATAGGAATGAACAGGCCCAGAACTAAATACTATAAAAGTTTAAGCAGTACACCAAGTATTTTTTAAGTAGGAATATGTGCAATTGTAAAATTTGTACGGTTCCAAATTTGGACAGGAATTATTACTAACAGGAGATTGTCCTCTTGTCTGATATCCAAGTAGCCATTAAAGCTCCAATTCCATAAGAACCAAGCTGGTCTAGGAAAGCCTGGACAAGTTGAACAAGTTTGGTAAGAAGAATGAAGTTACCCTGCAATGGATTTCAGGACACATTGAAATGTAGGGAAATGAAATAGCCATTTTACTAAAGTAATGGTAGGTAAACCCTTCATAAGAACTAAAACCATTTGTGGAATTGGTTAAAGGACAATAGAGAATATACATACTACAAAAGAAGTTAGATAGAGGAAAAACCAGTAACAGTAATAAACTACAAAAGTTGGACAAGGCAAAGATACATCTGGAAAACTTTTACCTAAGAAGATCTATTTAATGTATCAACTTGTGAGAATAATCTACTAATATTAACAGAGGTCTTGTTGTGGTATTGCACAACAACAACTACTCTTAGCTATATTCATTTGAAGTGTGAGAGATTatgcgtatgaaatagaagatgaagatcttAGGCAGGTAGAGTCACCCCACATCCTGAACTATCTGCAAGAACTGGGATTAATAGAAGGAAGAAAGCAAGAAAAGGGGACAGAATAGATCCCTTGAGTCACAGGTGTATTTGACACCCTAAATTGCAACATAGGTTATAAAATTTGAGATAATGCAGTTTACCTTCCGTCTCTGAAGATAATAACTTGGTTATGGAAACACGCATCAGAGAGtttggtagtgtaaacagtgtaatcagtatgaatatcaccgatggttctagaaattccaacttagaaaTAATGaggacaaaattattaataaaatgaaattgttggtatttttcttgttttatttttcattaaaacctgaggtttttgttaatatttactgattgtTAACTGTAAAAAATGCGCTATAGTCACTCGCGCCAAAAGTGCGAcgattttttcacttatttttcattaaactttTTTAGTGTGAAGCTCTATATCTCTACGGATTAATGTTGATAATAGTTGATGCATTTATAGATGGCACAGTAAGAGAACGTTTGTTAGTTTCTTATTATAGATATGCTCCACAAAGACAGGATACAAGAAGTTGTATAGATGAAGTTTGTAAGCTATTACGTGATACTGGATATTCCCTTACAAAAAAACCTCTCACATACCCCGAAGACTATTTCAAGTAAGATTATTTTCCCAAATATGTCAATGAAAATAATCTTGCTTTCTTTTAGgcgaattaaaataaattccacTTATGTAGATTACGTGATAGGTCGCTTAAGATCTGATGATATCTATGGGCAAGTGTCCGTTTATCCTCTTCCGAAACATAGAAGCACTGCACTGGCTAATCAAGCCTCCATGCtctatatttgtttatttttttcaactgatATTCTACATTCCCAAACTGCAATTATGAGAGAAAtagttgataaatattttccagATAATTGGACTATCTCTTTATATATGGGGTTGGTTGTTAATTTAATCGAAACCTGGGATGCGTTTAAAGCAGCTAAATCAGCTCTAAATAATACTTTGGAAGCTGTAAATGTGAAGAGTTATGCTATTTCTCATGGTACAAATGTTCCAAATCTTTTAAAAACGACCGATTTGTTGTTAAAAGAAGGTAACATTACAGACGAGAATCTACTAAAAgatataaacaatataataacGACGTTAAGGGACTGTAACGTGACGGTTCGTTGGTTGATGCTTCATACAGTCTTGAAACCAGgtcaaaatgataaattaaaaaaatcaaagcaaCTACGAGAATTGGTTGTAACAGAATCGAAATGCGATCCGGAATTGTTATTCAAATTGTTATTGAATACAGCACAATTAGAATTAGTTGTTAGGgaattatataaacaattgaTGACGAATAAGCAAGATCAGTGGAATGAACTTAAGATGGAAACTAATGCACGATTACTGGAACTTTCGGAAGTGTTTGGTGGAATAAAACCTTTAACTAGGATACagaagaatgaaaatttgaaaatttggtttGTGGAAATTTCGAAACAAGTACAGTCTTTATCCCAGGTAACCTTTTTTCAATTtgctaagaatttttttaacaattttccaTAAACAGATGTCATTTATAAAGCTATTCAGTGCAATGAAAATTACCTAAAACTTTGTGAACCCCCTCGTGgtttatatattagaaatatcaattaaattgtttaaaattaatacgTTGTTGAAACAGgacttattgaaaatatgaatttattttgaaaaatttagtttcacaaaatttttgtatatgaaatattgaaataggactttttaaacaaaattagttTAGAATTATCTGCAAAAtcttgtaataaataataaagatggCAAAAGATCATTGATAAGAATGGAAGATATATAATCGATTAGaaactattctttgttaaaaaaagttacTGCAACACTAAAATTACTTTgtcgttttttgtaataatttttaataccattaatcatatttatttaatttcttttgtatGAAGGAGGAGAGTAGTTCTTCtagaaaaattgtacaattgaTCCAAGCTTTAGAAGAAGTACAAGAATTCCACCAATTGGACAGTAACATGCAAATTATACAATTCCTTACAGaaactagaaaatatttggATCAAATGTTGAGAACTATGAGTATAAAAGAAgatattcttataaatttacaaattattggTGATATTAGTTACGCTTGGGAACTTATcgattattatacaaaaataatgcagTTAGGtaagttaataataatatgatatatcataaaattatcaaGTTTGATTTTTAGGTATACAAAAAGAACCTacattagtaataaaattacgagcggtttttctcaaattatccTCGGCATTGGAAATACCTTTACTTCGAATAAATCAAGCCCACAGCGAAGATTTGATATCGGTTTCGCAATATTATAGTAAAGAACTCGAGATATACGTTAGGAAAGTTTTGCATATAATTCCAAGTATGATGTTcgaaaaattagctagaatcaTTGAAATGCAAACAACAGTTTTAAAGGAATTACCTACGAGAGTcgataaggataaaatcaaagATTATACTCAGTTAGATGAGAGGTTCGAATTTGCTGAACTAACAAATTCAATATCAGTCTTCAGTCAAggtaaataatattcaataaaatttgaattttgatatttaatattgatttttgtaaattttctaaGGAAAGTTCTAGTTGATATGCAGATTCCAGAAAATATTTAACCTCGGCTTCAATGTTGAAGTTCTTCTCTGATAGGTTGGACTTAAAGATTTGTTTTAACTTGTTCCAAGTGCTTAGCAAACACATTGGCTTCATCTTTGATGCTTTTTGCCTATTAATAATCAGGAATGCGCATTGGAGGGTTTGTTAGCTGCTGtctattcagttttttctttgaCATAATCAATTGCTTCTGTTGCAGTTAAGTTCCTGAGGTAGTTCTgtattctattattattgagTAGGGTTTTCAGTTCTAAAAATGCTTGATTCAACTTTGTTTTCCATTTGTCCgtaagtttttgtttaattatccTCCATAGAATGTTGGTTGTGGTAATTTCACCTTTAATTTGTGTTGAGCCATAAGTTGGTATCTGGATTGATTCTATAAGATTTTCAACTATATTATCAAtgttttcttcaacttttaaaGAAACTTGGAGCTTCAGCAAGCTGTCCAAATGAATTTGAAAGTCATTCCAATTGGTATATTTGTTACCTAATTTTCCAGACATACCCCAATGCTGTAATTGAAGGCTTGCTGGATCTACATCTACGTATTTTCTTACAAAGTGATATCAGATCTGTAATGCATAGATTGATGCCTAACCAATAGCATAGTCTAGACTATTGGAAGATAATAGTGGGGCTAAAAGAGGGCAATGTGTGGTAAAGGATAAGACTGCAGAATGAGGAAGTTACTGgtaaaaatctacataaaagATTCAGTTTCTAAGCTGATAGATTTTATAAGAAGAAAAACGTTTGGGAAAGAGGTGAAAAACtacatgaaatatttagtttctAGCTGACAGACTCTATAAGAATGGTAGGACTGCAGAATGACTGAAGTTACTGGTAAAAAACTACATAAAAGATTCAGTTGACAGATTTTATAAGGGCAATAAGGCTATAGAATGAAGAATGCTAGTGGTAAAGAAGTACATGAAAGATTCAGTCTCCAAACTGATTAGTTGGAAGATATAGTCCAGACTCTGAAGATAATAATAgaactgaaaaaatatgcaGTTGACAATCTAAATTTGTAGAAACTGCTTCAATGCACTAGCTCAATTAAGTACCTCTAAATTTAATTTAGCATATGTGCATTTAAGT from Diorhabda sublineata isolate icDioSubl1.1 chromosome 8, icDioSubl1.1, whole genome shotgun sequence carries:
- the LOC130448383 gene encoding WASH complex subunit 5 isoform X2; protein product: MMSDFLAENNSCGQFILNLVSRGNAIVAELLRLKDYIPKVYRLDTKQDAQKYCDIILDFSYFKISEIHEERIENNEALRDLDEVFRDNHIEIIKRFYLVFESIHAYVTDLNHFVEELNEGIYIHQTLENVFTDIEGKQVMCEALYLYGLMLIIVDAFIDGTVRERLLVSYYRYAPQRQDTRSCIDEVCKLLRDTGYSLTKKPLTYPEDYFKRIKINSTYVDYVIGRLRSDDIYGQVSVYPLPKHRSTALANQASMLYICLFFSTDILHSQTAIMREIVDKYFPDNWTISLYMGLVVNLIETWDAFKAAKSALNNTLEAVNVKSYAISHGTNVPNLLKTTDLLLKEGNITDENLLKDINNIITTLRDCNVTVRWLMLHTVLKPGQNDKLKKSKQLRELVVTESKCDPELLFKLLLNTAQLELVVRELYKQLMTNKQDQWNELKMETNARLLELSEVFGGIKPLTRIQKNENLKIWFVEISKQVQSLSQEESSSSRKIVQLIQALEEVQEFHQLDSNMQIIQFLTETRKYLDQMLRTMSIKEDILINLQIIGDISYAWELIDYYTKIMQLGIQKEPTLVIKLRAVFLKLSSALEIPLLRINQAHSEDLISVSQYYSKELEIYVRKVLHIIPSMMFEKLARIIEMQTTVLKELPTRVDKDKIKDYTQLDERFEFAELTNSISVFSQGMRMMKSTLVGVICLDPKQLLEDGIRKELVLHISKALHNHLIFSPKSKYDELSQKLTTLVSIMDGFKRSFEYIQDYINVNGLKIWQEEVTRIINYNVEQECNGFLRRKIHPWQSLYQSRYVPIPIYPPIDQSVNFIGRLAREVIRLSDPKNSVYLDTTVTWYDSKTRKDLINKQTIASIASAIEITGLVGLDRLFSFMIVNGLQKVISYLENKNVQNVSWINIIPSIQKEMERNEEFSNPLKVYQTYINRCTKIWTEFLENILLVGQLQLLRNLVAFYLNTSCKFNAKTLESSLRAINKLAVEQQFL
- the LOC130448383 gene encoding WASH complex subunit 5 isoform X1, whose product is MMSDFLAENNSCGQFILNLVSRGNAIVAELLRLKDYIPKVYRLDTKQDAQKYCDIILDFSYFKISEIHEERIENNEALRDLDEVFRDNHIEIIKRFYLVFESIHAYVTDLNHFVEELNEGIYIHQTLENVFTDIEGKQVMCEALYLYGLMLIIVDAFIDGTVRERLLVSYYRYAPQRQDTRSCIDEVCKLLRDTGYSLTKKPLTYPEDYFKRIKINSTYVDYVIGRLRSDDIYGQVSVYPLPKHRSTALANQASMLYICLFFSTDILHSQTAIMREIVDKYFPDNWTISLYMGLVVNLIETWDAFKAAKSALNNTLEAVNVKSYAISHGTNVPNLLKTTDLLLKEGNITDENLLKDINNIITTLRDCNVTVRWLMLHTVLKPGQNDKLKKSKQLRELVVTESKCDPELLFKLLLNTAQLELVVRELYKQLMTNKQDQWNELKMETNARLLELSEVFGGIKPLTRIQKNENLKIWFVEISKQVQSLSQEESSSSRKIVQLIQALEEVQEFHQLDSNMQIIQFLTETRKYLDQMLRTMSIKEDILINLQIIGDISYAWELIDYYTKIMQLGIQKEPTLVIKLRAVFLKLSSALEIPLLRINQAHSEDLISVSQYYSKELEIYVRKVLHIIPSMMFEKLARIIEMQTTVLKELPTRVDKDKIKDYTQLDERFEFAELTNSISVFSQGMRMMKSTLVGVICLDPKQLLEDGIRKELVLHISKALHNHLIFSPKSKYDELSQKLTTLVSIMDGFKRSFEYIQDYINVNGLKIWQEEVTRIINYNVEQECNGFLRRKIHPWQSLYQSRYVPIPIYPPIDQSVNFIGRLAREVIRLSDPKNSVYLDTTVTWYDSKTRKDLINKQTIASIASAIEITGLVGLDRLFSFMIVNGLQKVISYLENKNVQNVSWINIIPSIQKEMERNEEFSNPLKVYQTYINRCTKIWTEFLENILLVGQLQLLRNLVAFYLNTSCKFNAKTLESSLRAINKALLIDMETDKYQPSENLLKSFSIYFDYAGLNQPFNKIYTTSNNDRNHAITIFVFVICHLPKLFLPQITGNMSRKSQDQIDGISFSTGVHTVLKQFHTNVNREFIKYISNYILQLTKCNSSSKNTELLMEVNVALKFMEIYTNYSEETRIYYREFLPSEILHVQQTLCPGSVY
- the LOC130448382 gene encoding tRNA dimethylallyltransferase; this encodes MSPRLPLVVILGATGSGKTKLSLELAKLFSGEIIGADSMQVYKSLDIITAKATKEEQSAAPHHLIDILNPNETFTVVEYKKRALGIIETLLKNRKLPIVVGGTNYYIESLLWKILIDDSEYSKIPGLLPNNDHELPSEELHKKLKSLDPVMAKRLHPNNKRKILRSLEILYKRGKKHSEFLEEQQASRDGSKSGGGLRFSNSVVLWLQCDQEILDKRLDDRVDDMLKQGLVNELLEFHKIYNEKRLISNEEADYTKGIFQSIGFKEFHPFLILNENEKNSEEGQKKLKEGIEQLKMATRRYARKQKRWILNRFLGRQDRQVPPIYGLDTSDVSQWEDKVSKKAEQIVRSFINNTRCCYESLPKQKVDSNPNSEDITFTCEICDRVFVGQFQWTVHLKSNKHKKMLESKHKKEKKKSYEIMNKEQNYSFVFLINLF